One region of Culex pipiens pallens isolate TS chromosome 2, TS_CPP_V2, whole genome shotgun sequence genomic DNA includes:
- the LOC120422972 gene encoding uncharacterized protein LOC120422972 — MWKAMFTIKLEDAFQQRVHAMQKIANLRDVVLDLQNPTLAQLTKLRKTLWALYDEYGRAHSCIVGNVPDDDLAQEEVEYDAFDQLFDAVSVPLEEKFIALTNANPKTSAMDYVAHQQKLWTMSTPTIYESNYWDTPMMACESAHPELSGQTANSNLRSRPENLDTEVILRNHSPSTSYTSSPPETRSRSQTLEADTALRSRMPPKIDPIRPSKPTSASDVLDTEVVMRDQLQPATDANPTDLPVSAISSKATETSVKCVPLEPAQGNPNESGTGRVLPDDGTHMTGTPTPDSVLNHEASLIATDNGIEPQVETDERREHAMPTVPSLLNTDRCSEDSRSRPEAKMMSTVLPSFPEPNLFNSKRSLTDGDARTKEREPLPAVILRNEKVNSLRVEHGSSLTTIQRDAVTLQTRAELNPPLPTAAKAPDKRRLTIACPNPPLNDTHGTRKKHAVNKPANLNPRKTEAVSPMFPDPLQPVLCRGAPHEQRPTCSTSGDLRDTGAPEPNRVNVTHQHHEEKPPPKRKFETEQLTKTCVRSERKGGSKHALKRLQHRAAPKKSTPTSEALNHRPLLNEPLGPPQKQRTIAAVFWTCLKLNRTNGSLCCFKLTSNLKATIVESRTKPKTPRSRSLWTISSTAVAALYYENDFVGRETSFLKNGRGPCEQIVAPQSVKVNRRVVSSQKVRLLRLLEGWQRSKISSNPPYSYSTVRMSRSCNRRYNDDSNYTRGCHPRKPIIQDVSGRSLMNDSEPAHRKCSVGERTPENKKRPTAQHDDHTKLFHRDHRHWIKQACTVCAELWPIYNHLA; from the exons ATGTGGAAGGCAATGTTTACGATAAAGCTGGAGGATGCGTTCCAACAGCGAGTACATGCCATGCAGAAGATCGCGAATCTCCGGGATGTCGTCCTCGATCTGCAGAATCCGACGCTAGCACAGCTGACAAAGCTGCGTAAAACCCTTTGGGCATTGTACGACGAGTATGGCCGAGCCCACAGCTGCATCGTCGGCAATGTTCCGGATGACGACCTCGCCCAGGAAGAAGTGGAATACGACGCCTTCGACCAACTCTTCGATGCAGTCAGCGTGCCATTGGAGGAGAAGTTCATTGCGTTGACGAACGCCAACCCGAAAACGAGTGCAATGGACTACGTTGCACACCAGCAAAAGCTCTGGACGATGTCAACGCCGACGATCTACGAAAGCAACTACTGGGACACCCCGATGATGGCCTGTGAGTCCGCCCATCCGGAGCTCTCAGGACAAACCGCCAACTCGAACCTACGATCCAGGCCCGAAAACCTGGACACGGAAGTGATTTTGCGAAATCACTCTCCGTCGACGAGCTACACGAGCTCACCACCCGAAACCCGGTCCAGGTCCCAAACCCTGGAAGCGGATACGGCTTTGCGAAGTCGTATGCCGCCAAAGATCGATCCAATCCGCCCATCCAAGCCCACATCCGCGAGCGATGTCTTGGACACCGAAGTGGTCATGCGTGACCAGCTTCAACCGGCAACCGATGCCAATCCGACGGACCTCCCAGTGTCCGCAATCTCCAGCAAAGCCACCGAAACCAGTGTCAAATGCGTGCCTCTCGAACCGGCACAAGGAAACCCCAACGAATCCGGAACCGGCCGTGTCCTCCCGGACGACGGTACCCACATGACTGGTACGCCAACTCCCGACAGTGTCCTGAACCACGAAGCAAGTCTGATCGCAACAGACAACGGCATCGAACCACAAGTCGAAACCGACGAGAGAAGGGAGCACGCAATGCCGACGGTGCCATCGCTCCTCAACACTGACCGCTGCTCAGAGGACAGCCGATCCCGACCCGAAGCCAAGATGATGTCAACAGTGCTGCCAAGCTTTCCCGAACCCAACCTGTTCAACTCCAAACGTTCGCTCACGGACGGTGACGCACGAACGAAAGAACGCGAGCCGCTACCAGCGGTGATCCTACGGAACGAAAAGGTTAATTCTCTCCGTGTCGAGCACGGCAGCTCCCTGACGACCATCCAGCGGGACGCTGTAACCCTCCAGACCAGAGCCGAGCTAAATCCGCCGCTGCCAACCGCTGCGAAAGCGCCCGATAAACGACGCCTAACCATAGCCTGTCCCAACCCGCCGCTCAACGACACCCACGGAACCCGGAAGAAGCACGCTGTCAACAAACCCGCAAACCTCAATCCTCGAAAGACAGAAGCCGTTTCTCCAATGTTCCCAGACCCGTTACAACCAGTGCTTTGCCGAGGCGCACCACACGAACAACGACCCACCTGCTCAACTTCTGGCGATCTGCGAGACACAGGAGCTCCGGAACCCAATCGCGTGAACGTGACACACCAACACCACGAAGAGAAACCTCCACCGAAACGAAAGTTCGAGACCGAGCAACTGACGAAGACGTGCGTGCGGTCTGAACGCAAAGGTGGCTCCAAGCACGCCCTCAAACGGCTTCAGCATAGAGCAGCACCGAAGAAGAGCACCCCAACAAGCGAAGCGCTCAACCATCGACCACTCCTGAACGAACCACTCGGCCCGCCGCAGAAACAACGCACTATCGCCGCAGTTTTCTGGACCTGCCTGAAGCTTAATCGAACAAACGGCAGTCTCTGCTGCTTCAAGCTAACATCCAACTTGAAAGCCACCATCGTCGAGTCCAGAACGAAGCCCAAAACCCCACGAAGCAGATCACTTTGGACAATTTCAAGCACCGCCGTTGCCGCACTT TACTACGAGAACGACTTCGTCGGTCGTGAAACCAGTTTCCTGAAGAACGGCCGTGGGCCATGCGAACAGATCGTCGCTCCGCAGTCCGTCAAGGTCAACCGACGCGTTGTGAGCAGCCAAAAAGTTCGCCTACTACGATTGCTTGAAGGCTGGCAGCGGAGCAAGATTTCGAGCAACCCGCCGTACAGTTACTCCACAGTGCGGATGTCCCGAAGCTGCAATCGGCGCTACAATGACGATTCCAACTACACACGAGGATGCCACCCCCGCAAACCGATTATCCAAGACGTCAGTGGACGAAGCCTGATGAACGATTCCGAACCAGCCCATCGAAAGTGCTCCGTTGGTGAACGCACGCCGGAGAACAAAAAGCGGCCAACCGCTCAACACGATGACCACACCAAGCTGTTCCACCGAGACCATCGTCACTGGATCAAACAAGCCTGCACGGTTTGTGCCgagttatggcctatctacaatcacttagcttag